The proteins below come from a single Cryptococcus neoformans var. neoformans JEC21 chromosome 14 sequence genomic window:
- a CDS encoding D-arabinono-1,4-lactone oxidase, putative yields MQDLTAVDNHALQAALHPISVSSSSPLATFSNWAKTFKCKPQRVFVPTTALQCRQILELARREGARVHPVGAGHSPSDLACTNGWLVRMEGLRGTVKIDSEKHTATFLAGTTLHEVHASLASSDPPLAIPNVGSISDQTIAGLISTATHGSGVTFPVLSAHVKSLLLALPLPGTPLVRVSQSEDEELFKASLCGLGATGLILEVEIEVEDAFRLRETKEGKRVEEVLESLDEIRKSAEHVRVWWYPYGKGAVVGRASRTYEPAQPTSDLVGHILGFHVTQFFLYVARIFPSLTSLVGRWAWWLSKEDSVMVDDGYKVLNFDCLFPQYALEWAIDAKEAKACLQEMKKWLDREAADPAGLRVHFPIEIRWSCADDIWLSPSYGRDTCWIGVVTYRPYGLSVPYRQFHEKFSSLLKSYGGRPHWAKQHILGPKTLEVIYPKFKDFQQVLRRVDPSGVLLSENVRRHVQGESIPESLFERR; encoded by the exons ATGCAAGACCTCACGGCGGTAGACAACCATGCGCTTCAAGCAGCTCTCCACCCCATCTCCGtctcctccagctcccCGCTCGCCACTTTCTCCAACTGGGCCAAAACGTTCAAGTGTAAACCACAACGTGTCTTTGTGCCGACCACCGCCCTCCAGTGTCGACAGATCCTAGAGCtggcgaggagggagggtGCGAGGGTGCATCCTGTTGGCGCAGGCCATTCACCGTCGGACTTGGCGTGTACGAACGGGTGGttggtgaggatggagggGCTGAGGGGGACCGTCAAG ATTGACAGCGAGAAACACACCGCCACCTTTCTCGCCGGAACGACCCTCCACGAAGTCCACGCTTCGCTCGCTTCCTCCGATCCCCCACTCGCTATCCCCAACGTTGGCTCCATCTCTGACCAAACGATCGCTGGTCTCAtctccaccgccacccACGGATCGGGCGTCACTTTCCCCGTCTTATCAGCCCACGTCAaatccctcctcctcgcgcTCCCTCTCCCCGGTACCCCGCTTGTCAGAGTCTCACAgagcgaagatgaagagctgTTCAAAGCTAGTTTATGTGGTTTAGGAGCGACCGGTTTGATTTTGGAAGTAGAGATCGAGGTGGAGGACGCGTTTAGGTTGAGGGAGACGAAAGAGGGGAAAcgggtggaagaggtgctGGAGAGTTTGGATGAGATTAGGAAGAGTGCAGAGCATGTGAGGGTTTGGTGGTACCCGTATGGGAAGGGGGCGGTTGTTGGACGGGCCAGCAGGACTTATGAG CCTGCTCAACCTACGTCCGATCTTGTGGGACATATCCTCGGCTTTCATGTTACCCAGTTCTTCCTCTACGTAGCACgcatcttcccttccttgacGTCCTTGGTCGGCCGCTGGGCGTGGTGGCTCTCAAAAGAAGACAGCGTCATGGTCGATGATGGTTACAAAGTTCTCAATTTCGACTGTCTC TTCCCCCAGTACGCCTTGGAATGGGCCATCGACGCCAAAGAGGCCAAAGCATGCTTGCAAGAAATGAAAAAGTGGTTGGACCGCGAAGCCGCCGATCCCGCCGGTCTCCGTGTCCACTTCCCTATCGAGATCCGTTGGTCTTGCGCCGACGACATCTGGCTCAGTCCGTCATACGGCAGGGATACCTGCTGGATCGGTGTAGTCACCTACCGTCCGTACGGTCTTTCTGTGCCTTACCGCCAGTTCCACGAAAagttttcttccctcttaAAGTCCTATGGCGGAAGACCGCACTGGGCGAAACAGCATATCTTGGGACCCAAGACGCTAGAGGTGATATACCCGAAATTCAAGGATTTCCAGCAAGTGCTGAGGAGGGTGGATCCCAGTGGTGTGCTTTTGAGTGAGAATGTGCGTAGACATGTGCAGGGTGAGAGTATCCCGGAGAGTCTGTTCGAAAGACGTTGA